One region of Stegostoma tigrinum isolate sSteTig4 chromosome 19, sSteTig4.hap1, whole genome shotgun sequence genomic DNA includes:
- the osgn1 gene encoding oxidative stress induced growth inhibitor 1: MMPVLEEKVLPKDGSLTVPVLIVGNGPSGICLSYLLSGYRPYLSPTASHPNPILQHKLEENHHLSIVDQDLEYLSEGLEGRSSNPVAVLFDTLLLPDGDYGLDHTSPLFWKLESWQGISHLVLGTAPPGGSWNAMEGSMLTLSFGSWMELPGLKLKDWAGEKRRNLRNDRVTPAEVAAYYQHFVSDMGLEKNFVPNSCLTSLCRISGIAEGEGTSKERVTQEQGQEENSRTATQSLWEVRGFQTGSNGVQTPFLILAENVVLATGTQDEPVRLGVEGEDLPYVCHSISEFETALVHSWLSECAEPVLVVGAGLTAADAILCAHHYEIPVLHIFRRAVTDPNLIFNQLPKVLYPEYHKVHQMMSQQNAGRHSASYRGYTSFPQHQVSSFKPDKKCILESWDKCQTVVNISMALVLIGANPRLTFLRDNGSYLGLNAKMPISCRCNPLKIHPYTYELLQEPNLFAMGPLVGDNFVRFVKGGALAITSCLVKRRKVQKDHDLAK, from the exons ATGATGCCAGTTCTGGAAGAGAAGGTACTGCCCAAGGATGGGTCACTGACTGTCCCTGTCCTTATTGTAG GGAATGGTCCCTCCGGGATTTGCCTATCTTACCTACTGTCTGGGTACAGGCCCTACCTGTCTCCCACAGCAAGCCACCCAAACCCAATACTACAGCATAAACTGGAAGAGAATCATCACCTGTCGATTGTTGACCAG GATCTGGAGTATCTCTCTGAAGGGTTAGAGGGACGTTCATCCAATCCAGTGGCTGTGCTCTTTGACACTCTGCTGCTGCCTGATGGCGATTATGGGCTGGATCACACTTCTCCATTATTCTGGAAGCTGGAGTCTTGGCAAGGCATTTCCCACCTGGTCTTGGGTACTGCGCCACCTGGAGGGTCCTGGAAT GCTATGGAGGGCTCAATGCTCACACTGAGCTTTGGGAGCTGGATGGAGTTACCAGGTCTGAAACTGAAGGACTGGGCTGGAGAGAAACGAAG gaATCTAAGGAATGATCGCGTGACCCCAGCTGAGGTTGCTGCCTATTACCAACACTTTGTCAGTGACATGGGTCTCGAGAAGAACTTTGTGCCCAATAGCTGCCTGACATCCCTGTGTCGAATCAGTGGCATTGCTGAGGGTGAGGGAACCAGCAAGGAAAGAGTGACCCAGGAGCAGGgacaggaggaaaacagcaggacaGCAACACAGTCGTTGTGGGAGGTCAGAGGTTTCCAAACGGGGAGCAATGGGGTGCAGACACCCTTCCTGATCTTGGCAGAGAATGTGGTCTTAGCGACTGGGACACAGGATGAGCCTGTGAGGCTgggtgttgagggtgaagaccTGCCTTACGTCTGTCACAGCATTTCTGAGTTTGAAACGGCCTTAGTGCATAGCTGGTTAAGTGAGTGCGCAGAGCCAGTGCTGGTTGTTGGAGCAGGATTGACTGCAGCCGATGCCATTCTGTGTGCTCATCACTACGAAATTCCCGTTCTTCACATCTTTCGACGGGCAGTCACTGACCCCAACCTGATCTTTAACCAGCTGCCGAAAGTGCTCTACCCAGAATATCACAAAGTGCACCAGATGATGAGTCAGCAGAATGCTGGCAGACACTCTGCTTCTTATCGAGGCTATACCAGCTTTCCCCAGCACCAGGTTAGCAGCTTCAAGCCGGACAAGAAATGCATCCTGGAAAGCTGGGACAAGTGTCAGACAGTGGTGAATATCTCCATGGCATTGGTGCTGATTGGGGCTAATCCCAGGCTCACCTTCCTTAGGGACAATGGTAGTTACCTGGGACTGAACGCTAAGATGCCGATCTCCTGCCGCTGTAACCCTTTGAAGATTCATCCTTACACCTATGAGCTGCTCCAGGAGCCCAACCTTTTTGCAATGGGTCCCCTGGTGGGCGATAACTTTGTGCGGTTTGTGAAGGGTGGGGCTCTAGCTATTACCAGCTGTCTGGTGAAACGTCGCAAGGTACAAAAGGACCACGACCTGGCAAAGTGA